The Xanthomonas sontii genome contains a region encoding:
- a CDS encoding RHS repeat-associated core domain-containing protein: MVGNPCDVKTGEKFQAERDLDLGWITLTRYYHSGIALNTGGFGPGWTFSHSLHLTIQGDTLGLIEGSGYAVPFRKMGAEYRAANASDERIVANGDQWILYRQDAIYTFDAKGKLVSRMAEDGSGWVYGYNTRGRLQSIASLQGRSIELVYADDNDDALITGIVSAGVQLASYGYDQQRLASVTYADGKSRIYHYEDTRFPRHLTGVTTEDGQRFSTFAYDEVGRAISSQHAAGIDGITLAYSAAGTRVTDALGDVNDYTMTEAGGASPKVATVARTDGTLQYSYNDQSSDFRRRLSSVTDRRGIQTQHSYAEATENGVAVNIHTVREAVGQPQERTTTTRTAAGSKCLLSVQTGGRTVSYSYNDRLQPVQMTSSDTASGKQRTVTYSYCEAADVAATDSTCPILGLPKSVDGARTDVNDITRFTYYATDDSTCATSPTTCPHRKGDLWKVTNALGQVTEYLAYDGAGRVLSAKDANGVVTDYTYHPRGWLTASKVRGADDSSESDDRITAIDYWPTGLVKQVTQPDGAFTRFTYDAAHRLTDIADNAGNTIHYTLDNAGNRSKEDTKDASGTLKRTLSRVYNQLGQLATQATAQGDPTDFGYDGNGNTKTVTDALGHATQNDYDPLNRLARTLQDVGGIAAETTFGYDALDNLTKVTDPKGLDTTYAYNGLGDLNKLTSPDTGSTTYTYDSAGNRATQTDARNIKTSYGYDALNRLTQVTYPTTSLNVSYTYGVSQTTCASGETYGVSRLTRMQDGSGSTDYCYDRFGDLVRKVQTTNGKVFVVRYAYTKAGQLSRLTYPDGAVVDYVRNAQGQTTEVGVTPPGGTRQVLLNQATYYPFGPVAGWTYGNGRPMQRVLDQDYRPLAVNDTRSDGLAVGFAFDPVGNLSALTAPGNTAPVIKLDYDPLGRLTAFKDGPTDTVIDGYTYDATGNRLSAKVNTATQTYSYPTTSHRLSSVAGTARNYDAAGNTTAIGGTAVQYVYGANGRLTQVKRSGTTVANYAYNGRGEQVRRVGKTNTYTLYDESGHWLGDYDNNGAVVQQAIWLDDLPVGVLAKTTLRYVQADHLGTPRAVIDPVRDVAIWRWDLKGEAFGTTAPDQDPDKDGTAFVFDMRFPGQRYDALSGLNQNYFRDYEPGTGRYVQSDPIGLEGGISTFSYVDSYPLNNYDPKGLKKWDFDGPGDKSICSYYESLYRQTGSLYYKRAARTCKGENLVINEAIRAGIIHAWATNRTSDSASVILTKIRNGLAREDRRYSIRDEQGRVVREPYGNFIDEYHYKVFQEAGISPLFYGGSLWPRGVYPNYVPQVGDGSEGILQEIIGKTPFGASRDNECETGW; the protein is encoded by the coding sequence ATGGTCGGCAACCCCTGCGACGTCAAGACCGGCGAGAAATTCCAGGCCGAGCGCGACCTGGATCTGGGCTGGATCACCCTGACACGCTACTACCACTCGGGTATCGCACTGAATACCGGTGGTTTCGGCCCTGGCTGGACCTTCTCGCACAGTCTGCACCTGACCATCCAGGGCGATACGCTGGGCCTGATCGAGGGTAGCGGCTATGCCGTTCCGTTCCGCAAGATGGGAGCCGAGTATCGCGCGGCCAACGCCTCGGACGAGCGCATCGTCGCCAACGGCGACCAATGGATCCTGTATCGCCAGGATGCCATCTACACCTTCGATGCCAAAGGCAAGCTGGTCTCGCGCATGGCCGAGGATGGCAGCGGGTGGGTGTACGGCTACAACACACGTGGGCGCTTGCAAAGCATCGCGTCGCTGCAGGGGCGCTCCATCGAACTGGTGTATGCCGACGACAACGACGACGCGCTCATCACCGGCATCGTCTCAGCTGGGGTGCAGCTGGCCAGCTACGGCTACGACCAGCAGCGCCTGGCGAGCGTCACCTATGCCGACGGCAAGAGCCGGATCTACCACTATGAGGACACGCGGTTCCCGCGCCATCTGACCGGTGTGACCACGGAGGACGGCCAGCGCTTCAGCACCTTCGCCTACGACGAGGTTGGCCGTGCGATCTCCAGCCAGCACGCCGCCGGTATCGACGGCATCACCCTGGCTTACTCGGCTGCCGGCACTCGCGTCACCGATGCGCTGGGCGATGTCAACGATTACACGATGACCGAGGCGGGTGGTGCCTCGCCGAAGGTCGCCACCGTCGCCAGGACCGACGGCACGCTGCAGTACAGCTACAACGATCAGTCCAGCGACTTCCGCCGCCGGCTGAGCAGCGTCACCGATCGCCGTGGTATCCAGACCCAGCACAGCTACGCCGAAGCGACCGAGAACGGTGTCGCGGTGAACATCCACACCGTACGCGAGGCGGTCGGGCAACCGCAGGAGCGCACGACGACAACGCGGACGGCGGCTGGCAGCAAATGCCTGCTGTCGGTGCAGACCGGCGGGCGCACCGTGTCCTACAGCTATAACGATCGCCTGCAGCCGGTGCAGATGACGAGCAGCGACACGGCTTCAGGCAAGCAGCGCACTGTTACCTACAGCTATTGCGAAGCGGCGGACGTGGCGGCGACCGACAGCACCTGCCCGATCCTGGGCCTGCCCAAGTCGGTCGACGGCGCGCGTACCGACGTCAACGACATCACTCGCTTCACTTACTACGCCACCGACGACAGCACCTGCGCTACCTCCCCGACCACCTGCCCACACCGCAAGGGCGACCTGTGGAAGGTGACCAATGCGCTGGGTCAGGTCACCGAGTACCTGGCCTATGACGGCGCCGGGCGCGTGTTGTCGGCGAAGGACGCCAATGGCGTGGTCACCGACTACACCTATCACCCGCGCGGCTGGCTGACCGCCAGCAAGGTGCGCGGAGCCGACGACAGCAGCGAGAGCGACGATCGCATCACCGCCATCGACTACTGGCCGACTGGTCTGGTCAAGCAGGTGACGCAACCCGATGGCGCGTTCACCCGCTTCACCTACGATGCGGCGCACCGGCTGACCGATATCGCCGACAACGCCGGCAACACCATCCACTACACCCTGGACAATGCCGGCAACCGGTCCAAGGAGGACACCAAGGACGCCTCGGGCACGCTCAAGCGCACCCTCTCGCGGGTGTACAACCAGCTTGGCCAACTCGCGACGCAGGCCACCGCGCAGGGCGATCCGACCGACTTTGGCTACGACGGCAACGGCAACACCAAGACCGTCACCGACGCGCTCGGTCATGCCACCCAGAACGACTACGACCCGCTCAACCGCCTGGCGCGCACGCTGCAGGACGTGGGCGGCATCGCCGCCGAGACCACCTTCGGCTACGACGCCCTGGACAACCTGACCAAGGTCACCGATCCCAAGGGCCTGGACACCACCTACGCCTACAACGGCCTGGGCGACCTGAACAAGCTCACCAGCCCGGACACCGGCAGCACCACGTACACCTACGACAGCGCAGGCAACCGCGCCACCCAGACCGATGCGCGCAACATCAAGACCAGCTACGGCTATGACGCGCTGAACCGGCTGACCCAGGTCACCTATCCGACCACCAGCCTCAACGTCAGCTACACCTACGGCGTCAGCCAGACCACCTGCGCCAGCGGCGAGACATATGGCGTCAGCCGCCTGACCCGGATGCAGGACGGCAGCGGCAGCACCGACTACTGTTACGACCGCTTCGGCGATCTGGTGCGCAAGGTGCAGACCACCAACGGCAAGGTGTTCGTGGTCCGCTACGCCTACACCAAGGCCGGGCAGCTGAGCCGCCTCACTTACCCGGATGGCGCGGTGGTGGACTACGTGCGCAACGCCCAGGGCCAGACCACCGAGGTCGGCGTGACCCCGCCTGGCGGCACCCGCCAGGTGCTGCTGAACCAGGCCACCTACTACCCGTTCGGCCCGGTGGCCGGGTGGACCTACGGCAACGGCCGTCCGATGCAGCGCGTGCTGGACCAGGACTATCGCCCGTTGGCGGTCAACGACACCCGCAGCGATGGCCTGGCGGTGGGCTTCGCCTTCGACCCGGTCGGCAACCTCAGCGCGCTGACCGCGCCCGGCAATACCGCGCCGGTGATCAAACTGGACTACGACCCGCTGGGCCGGCTGACCGCGTTCAAGGATGGTCCGACCGATACGGTGATCGACGGCTACACCTACGATGCCACCGGCAACCGCCTGAGTGCCAAGGTCAACACCGCCACGCAGACCTACAGCTATCCGACCACCAGCCACCGTTTGAGCAGCGTGGCCGGTACCGCACGCAACTATGACGCGGCCGGCAACACCACCGCGATCGGCGGCACGGCCGTGCAGTACGTATACGGCGCCAACGGCCGGCTGACACAGGTCAAGCGCAGTGGCACCACCGTGGCGAACTACGCCTACAACGGCCGTGGCGAGCAGGTACGACGAGTGGGCAAGACCAATACCTACACCCTCTACGACGAGAGCGGTCACTGGCTGGGCGACTACGACAACAACGGCGCCGTCGTGCAGCAGGCGATCTGGCTGGACGATCTGCCGGTCGGCGTGCTGGCAAAGACCACGCTACGCTACGTGCAGGCGGACCACCTGGGCACGCCGCGCGCGGTGATCGATCCGGTTCGCGACGTGGCGATCTGGCGCTGGGATCTGAAGGGCGAAGCCTTCGGCACCACCGCGCCGGACCAGGATCCGGACAAGGACGGCACGGCCTTCGTGTTCGACATGCGCTTTCCTGGGCAGCGCTACGATGCGTTGAGTGGACTCAACCAGAATTATTTCCGCGACTATGAGCCTGGCACTGGCCGGTATGTGCAGAGTGATCCGATTGGGCTAGAAGGTGGCATTTCGACTTTTTCTTATGTGGATTCATATCCACTAAATAATTACGACCCCAAAGGTCTTAAGAAGTGGGATTTTGATGGGCCAGGCGATAAATCTATATGCAGCTACTATGAATCTCTTTATAGACAAACTGGATCTCTTTACTACAAACGAGCAGCCAGAACATGCAAGGGTGAAAACCTAGTCATTAACGAGGCAATAAGAGCTGGCATTATTCATGCATGGGCTACAAATCGGACATCCGACTCAGCAAGTGTTATATTAACAAAAATTAGAAATGGCTTAGCTCGTGAAGACAGGCGTTATTCAATTCGTGACGAGCAAGGCCGTGTTGTAAGAGAGCCGTATGGCAACTTCATCGATGAATACCACTATAAAGTTTTTCAGGAGGCGGGAATTAGCCCCCTCTTTTATGGGGGCTCCTTGTGGCCAAGAGGAGTATATCCAAATTATGTTCCGCAGGTTGGTGATGGATCTGAAGGGATCCTACAAGAAATTATTGGGAAAACGCCCTTTGGCGCTTCCCGCGACAACGAATGCGAGACAGGATGGTAG
- a CDS encoding EF-hand domain-containing protein, which produces MAGLTLGIACVATVAGIGDVQAQAIDSTAGYLQRMDRDGDGRVSLDEYLAWMSYAFDARDRDHDGVLSPAELPGGRGPPITRAQHLATLTARFRKQDTNGDGYLSARELAAPPQ; this is translated from the coding sequence ATGGCCGGGCTGACGCTGGGCATCGCGTGCGTCGCGACCGTGGCCGGCATCGGCGATGTGCAGGCGCAGGCGATCGACAGCACCGCCGGCTACCTGCAGCGCATGGACCGAGACGGCGACGGCCGCGTCAGCCTGGACGAATACCTGGCCTGGATGAGCTACGCCTTCGACGCGCGCGACCGCGACCACGACGGCGTCCTCAGCCCCGCCGAACTGCCCGGCGGTCGTGGCCCGCCGATCACCCGCGCACAGCACCTGGCCACCCTGACCGCCCGCTTTCGCAAGCAGGACACCAACGGCGACGGCTACCTCAGCGCGCGGGAGTTGGCGGCGCCGCCGCAGTAG
- a CDS encoding acyl-CoA desaturase, producing the protein MFDAILDFLGNGLLGVGWWGMLAVLLLFTQLTIFAVTLYLHRSQAHRGVDFHPLLSHFFRFWTWFTTSMITKEWVAIHRKHHAKVETEEDPHSPRTKGIARVFWRGVELYREARTQRGDIEQYGKGAPDDWIERHLYTPYANLGPVALFVVNFALFGLPGIALWALQMAWIPFWAAGVINGLGHWWGYRNFESADTSTNLTPWALWIGGEELHNNHHAFPSSARFSMRRWELDIGWIAIRALAALRLAKILRVAPTLDVRPNIAVPDADTLRALLSHRFQAMTDYQRNVFTPALKEEATQAGAKLRKLLPRRLRKGLVDDGRWLKPDAREQLQHWVAQRPRMRTLVEHRARLAALLEARTHDASERLKHLQAWCHDAEASGIAALQAYAARLKGYALA; encoded by the coding sequence ATGTTCGACGCGATCCTCGACTTCCTCGGCAACGGCCTGCTCGGCGTCGGCTGGTGGGGCATGCTGGCCGTGCTGCTGCTGTTCACCCAGCTCACCATCTTCGCGGTGACGCTGTACCTGCACCGCAGCCAGGCGCACCGCGGCGTGGACTTCCATCCGCTGCTGTCGCACTTCTTCCGCTTCTGGACCTGGTTCACCACCTCGATGATCACCAAGGAGTGGGTGGCGATCCATCGCAAGCACCACGCCAAGGTGGAGACCGAGGAAGACCCGCACAGCCCGCGGACCAAGGGCATCGCCCGTGTGTTCTGGCGCGGCGTGGAGCTGTACCGCGAAGCGCGCACCCAGCGCGGCGACATCGAGCAGTACGGCAAGGGCGCACCGGACGACTGGATCGAGCGGCACCTGTACACCCCGTACGCGAACCTGGGGCCGGTGGCGCTGTTCGTGGTCAACTTCGCACTGTTCGGCCTGCCCGGCATCGCGCTGTGGGCGCTGCAGATGGCCTGGATCCCGTTCTGGGCCGCCGGCGTGATCAACGGCCTGGGCCACTGGTGGGGCTACCGCAACTTCGAGTCCGCCGACACCTCCACCAATCTGACCCCGTGGGCGCTGTGGATCGGTGGCGAAGAACTGCACAACAACCACCATGCCTTCCCGAGCTCGGCGCGTTTCTCGATGCGCCGTTGGGAACTGGACATCGGCTGGATCGCGATCCGCGCGCTGGCCGCGCTGCGCCTGGCCAAGATCCTGCGCGTGGCGCCGACCCTGGACGTGCGCCCGAACATCGCCGTGCCCGACGCCGACACCCTGCGCGCGCTGCTGTCGCATCGCTTCCAGGCGATGACCGATTACCAGCGCAACGTGTTCACGCCCGCGCTCAAGGAAGAAGCTACTCAGGCCGGCGCCAAGCTGCGCAAGCTGCTGCCGCGGCGCCTGCGCAAGGGCCTGGTCGACGATGGCCGCTGGCTCAAGCCCGACGCGCGCGAACAGCTGCAGCACTGGGTGGCGCAGCGGCCGCGCATGCGCACGCTGGTCGAGCATCGCGCCCGCCTGGCGGCCCTGCTGGAAGCGCGCACCCATGACGCCAGCGAACGCCTCAAGCACCTGCAGGCCTGGTGCCATGACGCCGAAGCCAGCGGCATCGCCGCGCTGCAGGCCTACGCCGCGCGGCTGAAGGGCTACGCCCTGGCATGA
- a CDS encoding ABC transporter ATP-binding protein: MSAASSQATPVPAATPLIELDRASVVRGQVRVLHSLSLRIALGQHTAILGPNGCGKSSFIKLITRELYPLARAGEEPAVRVLGQSRWQVDRLRSQLGIVTGDLSVNLADMPGLDVESAVLSGFFASYVVPPHREVTDAMRDRAREALQAAHALPLLRRPYAELSAGETRRVLIARALVNRPQALLLDEPSTGLDLVAREHLLATMRDLARQGITLVLVTHHIEEIVPEIARVILLREGQVYADGAREELLADAPLSAVFGGPVRVQRDGDSYSARVVAES; encoded by the coding sequence ATGTCAGCCGCCTCTTCCCAAGCAACCCCCGTGCCAGCGGCCACGCCGTTGATCGAACTCGATCGCGCCAGCGTCGTCCGCGGCCAGGTCCGCGTACTGCATTCGCTGAGCCTGCGCATCGCGCTTGGCCAGCACACCGCGATCCTCGGCCCGAACGGCTGCGGCAAATCCTCGTTCATCAAGCTCATCACCCGCGAGCTGTATCCGCTGGCGCGCGCCGGCGAGGAACCGGCGGTGCGGGTGCTCGGCCAGAGCCGCTGGCAGGTGGATCGGCTGCGCAGCCAGTTGGGCATCGTCACCGGCGACCTCAGCGTCAATCTCGCCGACATGCCCGGGCTGGACGTGGAAAGCGCGGTGCTGTCCGGGTTCTTCGCCAGCTACGTGGTGCCGCCGCACCGCGAAGTGACCGATGCGATGCGCGACCGCGCGCGCGAGGCGCTGCAGGCCGCGCACGCGCTGCCGTTGCTGCGGCGTCCTTATGCCGAGCTGTCGGCCGGCGAGACCCGGCGCGTGCTGATCGCGCGCGCCCTGGTCAATCGGCCGCAGGCACTGCTGCTGGACGAACCCAGCACCGGCCTGGACCTGGTCGCGCGCGAGCACCTGCTGGCGACGATGCGCGACCTCGCCCGTCAAGGCATCACCCTGGTGCTGGTCACCCACCACATCGAAGAGATCGTGCCGGAAATCGCACGGGTGATCCTGTTGCGCGAGGGCCAGGTGTACGCCGACGGCGCGCGCGAGGAACTGCTGGCCGATGCGCCGTTGTCGGCGGTGTTCGGCGGACCGGTACGGGTGCAGCGCGACGGCGACAGCTACAGCGCGCGGGTGGTTGCGGAGAGCTGA
- a CDS encoding helix-turn-helix domain-containing protein has protein sequence MDTVVPPVAACDALLSQQLQDYQRAGMAIDQCPVRDVLAQIGDKWSTLFVMLLAERPHRFGELRRAVPDISQRMLTQTLRDLQREGLVAREVLPTVPPGVEYRLTPLGQSLSVVLAPLVRWAADHHAEIRSARAAFEADAPARAAGAAYG, from the coding sequence ATGGACACCGTCGTACCGCCGGTCGCTGCCTGCGACGCGCTGTTGAGCCAGCAGTTGCAGGACTACCAGCGTGCCGGCATGGCCATCGACCAGTGCCCGGTGCGCGACGTGCTGGCGCAGATCGGCGACAAGTGGAGCACCCTGTTCGTGATGCTGCTGGCCGAACGCCCGCACCGCTTCGGCGAACTGCGCCGCGCGGTGCCGGACATCTCCCAGCGCATGCTGACCCAGACCCTGCGCGACCTGCAGCGCGAAGGGCTGGTCGCCCGCGAGGTGCTGCCGACCGTGCCGCCCGGCGTGGAGTACCGGCTCACCCCACTGGGGCAATCGTTGAGCGTGGTGCTGGCGCCGCTGGTGCGCTGGGCCGCCGACCATCATGCGGAGATCCGCAGCGCACGTGCTGCGTTCGAGGCCGATGCACCGGCGCGGGCGGCGGGCGCCGCGTACGGTTGA
- a CDS encoding NAD(P)H-binding protein: protein MSASSDSLLVTGAGGHFGQRVLAHLLDTLKVATSRVVAMTRQPDRLAAWAARGVDVRHGDFDDATSLDTAFRGAGRVLLISTDALDRPGHRLQQHQAAIAAAERAGVGHLVYTSCPEPHDSPLMLATDHAGTEDSLAASALPAWTVLRNHWYFENLFMSLPSVLASGQWYSAAGDGGIAHIARDDLARAAAVALAGGDGKRTLTLSGARAYTTAEIAALVAQVLDVQIQVVPVPVEGLVQGMVGTGLPEPVARIYASFDTNTAAGRVATVTGDYQALTGQAPLPFEQWLQEQRAALAA, encoded by the coding sequence ATGTCCGCATCTTCCGATTCCCTGCTCGTCACCGGCGCCGGCGGCCACTTCGGCCAGCGCGTGCTCGCGCACCTGCTCGACACCCTCAAGGTGGCGACGTCGCGGGTGGTGGCGATGACCCGCCAACCCGACCGCCTGGCCGCCTGGGCCGCGCGTGGCGTGGACGTGCGCCACGGCGATTTCGACGACGCCACCTCGCTCGACACTGCGTTCCGTGGCGCCGGCCGCGTGCTGCTGATCAGCACCGACGCACTGGACCGCCCCGGCCACCGCCTGCAGCAGCACCAGGCCGCGATCGCCGCCGCCGAGCGTGCCGGCGTCGGCCACCTGGTCTACACCTCCTGCCCGGAACCGCACGACTCGCCGCTGATGCTGGCCACCGACCATGCCGGTACCGAAGACAGCCTGGCCGCCAGCGCCCTGCCCGCCTGGACCGTGCTGCGCAACCACTGGTACTTCGAAAACCTGTTCATGAGCCTGCCGTCGGTGCTGGCCTCGGGCCAGTGGTACAGCGCGGCCGGCGACGGCGGCATCGCCCATATCGCGCGCGACGACCTGGCCCGCGCCGCCGCGGTCGCCCTGGCCGGCGGCGACGGCAAGCGCACGCTCACCCTCAGCGGCGCGCGCGCCTACACCACCGCCGAGATCGCCGCGCTGGTCGCGCAGGTGCTGGACGTGCAGATCCAGGTGGTGCCAGTACCGGTCGAAGGCCTGGTGCAGGGCATGGTCGGCACAGGCCTGCCCGAACCGGTCGCGCGCATCTATGCTTCGTTCGACACCAACACCGCCGCCGGCCGCGTCGCCACCGTCACCGGCGACTACCAGGCGCTGACCGGGCAGGCGCCGCTGCCGTTCGAACAGTGGCTGCAGGAGCAGCGCGCGGCGTTGGCGGCGTAA
- a CDS encoding type III restriction-modification system endonuclease, with the protein MKLKFKTQAYQTAAVQAVVDCFKGQAPHHGGIRYRLDPGTRKAAPASPQGALALEAARDAAAEQEAAFRNADLTLSELALLDNIHAVQRGQNLPLSDALVKTKVANINLDIEMETGTGKTYCYIKTIFELNKLYGWSKFIIVVPSIAIREGVAKSLDITAEHFLETYHKKARFFIYNSKQLHHLESFSSDAGINVMVINVQAFASRGAENRRIYDVLDDFQSRKPIDVISANRPIMILDEPQKMEGAATLKSLEEFKALAVLRYSATHKTTHNKIHRLDALDAYNQKLVKKIAVRGIAVKGLAGTAGYLYLQSIEISSKKPPEARVEFEQKLAGGNIKRVVRKLGKGDNLFELSGGLDQYRDHVVADINANTDTLSFTNGVELTVGDATGDVTEAALRRIQIREAIKAHFDKEQALFHQDVKVLTLFFIDEVAKYRDYAQADEKGEYARIFEEEYTQYLNEVLDLDETAYVKYLEGIATEKTHSGYFSIDKKSKRQVDSAVAARGENAGLSDDVDAYDLILKDKERLLSLAEPVRFIFSHSALREGWDNPNVFVICTLKHSDNTISRRQEVGRGLRLSVNQNGDRMDQPATVHDVNVLTVVASESYKDFVTALQKDISESLSERPRVADKAFFTGKMVTTATGSVTVTEDQATDIEFYLIQNGYVDKKRNITEKYHQAKKNGTLAALPDELAPLGDQVFTLVDSVFSESQLPDISDDRRPKKNPLNANFEKQEFKALWNRINRKAAYSVDFDSDELVQKAVKELDAALRVTPLQYAIQAGEQIDQVTREALQRGDGFKVSETKTEYNKQSIHSAVKYDLIGKLAEGTQLTRRTVAEILKGINVAVFAQFKRNPESFIAEATRLINEQKATVIIEHLAYDPVEDKFDLDIFTAGQTKQDFSRAGHKLQRHIYDYVLTDSNIERDFVKELDTANEVVVYAKLPRGFLIPTPVGDYNPDWAISFKEGTVKHIYFVAETKGSMSSMELREIEKTKIKCARKFFDEINRRYAPENVRYDVVDSFGKLMEVVK; encoded by the coding sequence ATGAAGCTGAAATTCAAGACCCAGGCCTACCAGACGGCCGCCGTGCAGGCAGTGGTGGATTGCTTCAAGGGGCAGGCGCCGCATCACGGTGGCATTCGCTATCGCCTTGATCCCGGCACCCGCAAGGCGGCACCGGCCAGCCCCCAGGGCGCGCTGGCGCTGGAGGCCGCGCGGGATGCGGCGGCAGAGCAGGAGGCGGCTTTCCGCAACGCCGACCTCACCCTGTCGGAGCTGGCTCTGCTGGACAACATCCACGCCGTGCAGCGGGGGCAGAACCTGCCGTTGTCGGATGCGCTGGTCAAGACCAAGGTGGCCAATATCAATCTCGACATCGAGATGGAAACCGGCACGGGCAAGACCTACTGCTACATCAAGACCATCTTCGAGCTGAACAAGCTATACGGCTGGAGCAAGTTCATCATCGTCGTGCCCAGCATCGCCATCCGCGAGGGCGTGGCCAAGTCGCTGGACATCACCGCCGAGCACTTTCTGGAGACGTATCACAAGAAGGCGCGCTTCTTCATCTACAACTCCAAGCAACTGCATCACCTGGAGAGCTTCTCGTCGGACGCGGGCATCAACGTGATGGTGATCAACGTGCAGGCTTTCGCCTCGCGCGGGGCGGAAAACCGCCGTATCTACGACGTGCTGGACGATTTCCAGTCGCGCAAGCCCATCGACGTGATCAGCGCCAACCGGCCGATCATGATTCTGGATGAGCCGCAGAAGATGGAAGGTGCAGCCACGCTGAAATCGCTGGAAGAATTCAAGGCGCTAGCGGTGCTGCGCTACTCGGCCACCCACAAGACCACCCACAACAAGATTCATCGGCTGGATGCGCTGGACGCCTACAACCAGAAGCTGGTGAAGAAGATCGCTGTGCGCGGCATCGCGGTGAAGGGGCTGGCAGGCACGGCGGGCTATCTGTACCTGCAATCCATCGAGATTTCCAGCAAGAAGCCGCCCGAGGCGCGCGTCGAGTTCGAGCAGAAGCTGGCGGGCGGCAACATCAAGCGCGTGGTGAGAAAACTCGGCAAGGGCGACAACCTGTTCGAGCTGTCGGGTGGACTGGATCAATACCGCGACCACGTGGTCGCGGACATCAACGCCAACACCGACACCCTGAGCTTTACCAATGGCGTGGAGCTGACGGTCGGCGACGCCACCGGCGACGTAACCGAGGCAGCATTGCGCCGTATCCAGATTCGTGAGGCCATCAAGGCGCACTTCGACAAGGAGCAGGCGCTGTTCCATCAGGATGTGAAGGTGCTGACCCTGTTCTTCATCGACGAGGTGGCCAAGTACCGCGACTACGCGCAGGCGGATGAAAAAGGCGAATACGCCCGCATCTTTGAAGAGGAGTACACGCAGTACCTCAATGAGGTGCTCGACCTGGACGAGACGGCCTACGTCAAATACCTGGAGGGCATTGCAACAGAAAAAACCCACAGCGGCTACTTCTCTATCGACAAGAAGAGCAAGCGGCAGGTGGACTCGGCGGTTGCCGCGCGCGGCGAGAATGCGGGGCTGTCCGATGACGTGGATGCCTACGACCTGATCCTGAAGGATAAAGAGCGCCTGCTTTCGCTCGCCGAGCCGGTGCGTTTCATCTTCTCACACTCGGCCTTGCGCGAAGGCTGGGACAACCCGAACGTGTTCGTCATCTGCACGCTCAAGCACAGCGACAACACCATCTCCCGTCGCCAGGAGGTGGGACGCGGCTTGCGGCTGTCGGTCAACCAGAATGGTGACCGGATGGATCAACCGGCCACGGTGCACGATGTGAACGTGCTGACGGTAGTGGCCAGCGAGAGCTACAAGGATTTCGTGACCGCGCTGCAGAAGGACATCAGCGAGTCGCTGTCGGAACGTCCGCGCGTGGCGGATAAGGCATTCTTTACTGGCAAGATGGTGACCACGGCCACCGGCTCAGTGACTGTCACAGAAGATCAAGCGACCGACATCGAGTTCTACCTGATTCAGAACGGCTATGTCGACAAAAAGCGCAACATCACCGAGAAATACCATCAGGCCAAGAAGAACGGCACGCTGGCTGCGCTGCCGGATGAACTCGCTCCCTTGGGCGACCAAGTGTTCACGCTTGTGGATAGCGTCTTCAGCGAAAGTCAGTTGCCCGACATCAGCGACGACCGCCGCCCGAAGAAGAATCCGCTCAACGCCAACTTCGAAAAGCAGGAGTTCAAGGCGCTGTGGAACCGCATCAACCGAAAGGCGGCCTACAGTGTTGATTTCGACTCGGACGAGCTGGTGCAAAAGGCGGTCAAGGAGCTGGACGCGGCCCTGCGCGTAACCCCGCTGCAATACGCCATCCAGGCTGGCGAACAGATCGACCAGGTGACCCGCGAGGCGCTCCAGCGTGGCGATGGTTTCAAGGTTTCCGAAACAAAGACCGAGTACAACAAACAGTCGATCCATTCAGCGGTCAAGTACGACCTGATCGGCAAGCTGGCCGAAGGCACGCAATTGACCCGCCGGACGGTGGCGGAAATCCTCAAGGGCATCAACGTCGCGGTCTTTGCGCAGTTCAAGAGGAACCCAGAGAGCTTCATCGCCGAGGCCACACGGCTCATCAACGAACAGAAGGCGACGGTCATCATCGAGCATCTGGCCTATGACCCGGTCGAGGACAAGTTCGATCTGGACATCTTCACAGCCGGGCAGACCAAGCAGGACTTCAGCAGGGCCGGGCACAAGCTGCAACGGCACATCTACGACTACGTGCTGACCGACTCGAACATCGAGCGCGACTTCGTGAAAGAACTGGATACGGCCAATGAAGTGGTGGTCTATGCCAAGCTGCCGCGCGGCTTCCTGATTCCCACGCCCGTGGGTGACTACAACCCGGACTGGGCGATCAGCTTCAAGGAAGGTACGGTCAAGCACATCTACTTCGTTGCCGAAACCAAAGGCTCTATGTCATCCATGGAACTGCGCGAAATCGAGAAAACCAAGATCAAATGCGCCCGCAAGTTTTTTGATGAGATAAATCGCCGCTATGCCCCGGAGAACGTCAGATATGACGTGGTGGATAGCTTTGGCAAGCTGATGGAAGTCGTGAAGTAG